The Paenibacillus wynnii DNA window TGTAACGAATGTAGTAACAGGGAGAGCTGCCGCAAGGCTTATTTTGAACAGAGGTATTTATTGACGAAATTGGCCTGTGACCATTAAAAGTGCTTCAGGCAGTTGATCCATTATGGCCGCCAGATTCTCGTGAACACCTTTGGGAGTACCGGGCAAATTGACTATAAGTGTACGTCCGCGAATACCGCAGATCCCGCGAAACAACATTACACTCCGATTTTTCTGCATAACAGTACTTCGCATGGCTTCCGAAAGTCCAGGAACCTCCCGCTCAATTACACGCCGGGTTGCTTCGGGGGTTACATCACGTATCGCCAGATCTGTACCTCCGGTTGTTAGTACCAGGTCGGCCTGAAAATAATCTGTTAATTCGATTAATGCCGCGATAATCTCATCCTGCTCATCGGGTACGATTCTGTATTCAACAATCTCGCCCCCAAGCTCCTCCTCAACCAGTTCCCTGATGACCTGGGCGCTCGTATCTTCACGTTCACCTCTAGCCCCTTTATCGCTAGCTGTCAGGATTGCTGTCTTCCACGCCATAGGTTCGACCTTCCTCTCTATGTACTTTGTAATGCTTCAGGAATTATCCTTCTTCCCGCTCGTAATCCCCATTCTTGCCGCCACTCTTGGAGACGAGCATCGTCGGTCCAATAATCATGTCCTTCTGCAGTGCCTTGCACATGTCATACACGGTTAATGCACAAGCGGAAACAGCGGTCAGCGCCTCCATCTCCACACCTGTCTTCCCCGTAGTCTTGACTGTTGCTTCTATATATAGTTCATCTTTGTTGTTATCGGAAAAGCGGATATCAATACCCGTAAGCGGTAATGGATGGCACATGGGTATCCAGTCTGCCGTCTTCTTGGCCGCCATAATTCCGGCAACCTGAGCAACGGCAAGGACATCCCCTTTACCAATAGAGCCTTCCTTAATGGCCTTGAATGTCTCTGGAGACATCTTGACCTGACTTACTGCGGAAGCCGTCCGAATGGTAATTTCCTTGTCGCTCACATCAACCATTCTTGCTCTTCCTTGCTCGTTGAAATGTGTCAGCTTCAACCCTAATTCTCCTCCCGACAGTCTAGTATGCCATCCTCTGTAATTAGAAAATCCATGAAGGCATCATGAATATCCATTGGCACTTTCTCTACCAGCTGCATACCGTAGGCTAGTCCAATCCAAATTGGAGGTTTCTCCGCATCCAGAATGACAGACTCCCAGGTCGCCCGTAAACGGTCATAGTAGCCCCGCCCATAACCGAGCCTTCCACCCCGCTTGTCAAAAGCGAGTCCAGGTACAAATACAATGGATGGCAAAGAATGAAGTGTTGAATCGGTTTCCTCGGGAACAATCGGTTCCGGGATCCCGTAGGCCCCGGGGGCCATCTCGTTCCAGGAGTGAACCCGATGTACAGCCATTGTCCCGCTGCCAGGAAGCACACGGGGTAAGTACACTTCCCACTGCTCCTCCCAAGCCTTGCCGATCATAGGCCGGGTATCCAGTTCGGAACGAAAGGCAACATAGGTCATAAGAGAAGCTGCATGATTCATCTGCAGAAACTTCCAAGCATGACCGCAGACCAGCGAGGAGAAGTACTCTCTCTGGTCGGGGGATAACCTGTCCCGGGCAACTGCCTTCTGACGGCGAAGTTCCTGTTTTTCTTCGGCGAGGATAACATCGTGGCCTGACATCAGCGGCCTCCTCCTCTTTTCCATCCCTAATCTTGTTGGTACATTCAGTTTACCACTCTTGTCCCCGGTTCGCCAAGATAGCTTAGATACGTTATCTCACCCACCAGTTGCAAGCTCTCGCGTAGAAAACGCTTTTCATGTAAACTAAAGTAATAAAAAAATGCATGGGTGGAGGTTTCATTGTTATGCTTCTTCAAGCGACAGGTATTACGAAATCATACGGTATAACAAGCATACTAGACGGCATCAGCCTGCAAGTAAATGAAAAGGAAAGAGTCGGTCTCGTGGGTGTTAACGGAGCCGGCAAATCTACATTCCTACAAATTCTAGCCGGAGAAATGTCTTATGACGGCGGACAAATTCATAAATCAAAAGAAACTACCATTGGTTACTTGGCCCAGAACAGCGGATTGCAATCCGAGCGCAGCATCCAAGAAGAGATGTTGGCTGTATTTGCTCCTCTTATCGAAGCGGAGGGTGAACTGCGTCGGCTGGAGCAGCAAATTGCTGATCCGCGGCTTGCGGAGGATCCGAAGCGTTATGAAGAGCTGCTCGAAAAGTACGCTCAGCGTTCAGATTGGTTCAAGGATCATGGCGGCTACGAAATGAATACACGTATTCGGAGTATTCTCCACGGCATGGGCTTTGGGGATTTTGCTCCGGACACACCGATTTCCACATTAAGCGGCGGTCAGAAGACTAGACTCGCACTCGCCCGCATTTTGCTTCAGGCGCCCGATCTTCTGTTGTTGGATGAGCCTACCAACCATTTAGATATCGCAACACTTACTTGGCTAGAGGATTATTTAAGAGGTTATGCGGGTGGAATTCTGGTCGTATCCCATGACCGGTATTTTCTAGACCGTCTTGTCACTACCATTGTTGAGATCGAACGGCATCAATCCCAGCGCTATACCGGAAATTACTCACGATATATGGAGCTCAAAGCTGCCGAGTACGAAATCAGACTGAAGCAATACGATAAACAGCAGGATGAAATTTCTCGTATGGAGGATTTCGTTCAGCGTAATATTGTGCGGGCCTCAACGACAAAACGGGCACAGAGCCGGCGTAAAGCCTTAGAGAAAATGGACCGGTTGGACAAACCTATGGGTGATCTGAAAAAAGCCAATTTTTCCTTTGAGCCTGATTTCATGTCCGGTAAAGAGGTATTACAGGTTCGTGACGCCGCAGTCGCCTTTGTGGAGGGAGAGCCCTTGTTCACAGGCGCATCCTTTGAACTTCGACGCGGTGAAACAGCTGCACTTATTGGTCCTAACGGAATCGGGAAGTCTACCTTGCTGCAATGTCTAATCGGGAGCCGGGAGCCTTCTGCCGGAATCGTGAACTGGGGGGCCAAGGTAAAGATTGGTTACTATGATCAAGAGCAGACCCGCCTCAACCCTCGTAATACCGTTCTTGAAGAGCTATGGAGCGAATATCCGATGCTGGAGGAAGCTAGGATTAGAACCATTCTCGGCAACTTCCTGTTCAGCGGTGAGGACGTTCTGAAAAGGATTGCGGCATTAAGCGGCGGTGAAAAAGCGCGGGTAGCCCTCTCCAAGCTCATGCTTCGCGGTGCAAACATGCTTATTCTCGATGAACCTACCAACCATTTGGATTTGGTCAGCCGGGAAGTGCTTGAGGCCGCATTGATGGATTTTGAAGGCACTTTGCTATTCATATCCCATGACCGGTATTTCCTTAACAAAATGGCCGAGCGTGTATTAGAGCTTCATCCTAGCGGTATAGATCCTTATCTTGGGAACTACGATGATTATGTCGATAAAAAACGCGAGCTTGAGGAAATTGCCAAAGAAGCAGCAGAGCAAGCATCCGCAGGTGCCTCGAAAAATATCGGAAAAGATAGTGCCGTAGTTGTAGAAAAAGGAACTTCAACCTCCTTTGAAGCGGATAAACAGGCCAAACGCGAGGAACGTAACCGCCAGCGGCGTATTGCAGAACTGGAAGAAAACATATCCTCCTTGGAAGAGGAAATTGCCGGTATAGAGAATGAAATGACGAAGCCGGAGGTTTATCAGGATTATATGGCGCTGCAGGAGCATGAACAGGATTTAAAAACCAAAAAAGAGCGGCTGGCAGGATATTTTAGCGAATGGGAAATTCTAGCTGACGAATAGTGTAAATTACAAAAAAAAATATTTTTCAACTGTTCTGGTTTTGTTCATAAATACTTATCCACAGCTGTATCCCCAGATTCGGTGTATAACTATCTCCCTAAAAAGGCCCTTTGGGCCTTTTTTTAGGCATTAAATCGCTATTTGTGTTGTCAATGATTTTTTATCCACCGAATTATCCACATTATCCACAATTTCCACAAGTTATCACATTAATAAAAGCCCCCATTTTGAGGATCCAAAAAAGGGGCGATAATGCTGGTTTTACACGCTTTTTACACAATTATAGAAGAAGTTGTGGATAACTTTGTCCACATCTTGACAAAAGGCGCGTCGGCTCAAAATCTCTACTTTTTAAGCCTAAAATCAAGCTTCGGTTTCCTTATTTAGTAAAGCCGTGAATTTGTAGGTAGTACTAATCAGAGAGGGTGCTGAGCAAAGCAGAGTTACAAGCAGCGATATAAGCAATTCCAGCAGCCATTACAATGTCCTGATGGGTGGCTGTTCCTCTAAATTTCATCCCTTCCCACTCCACCATTACAGCTGCCTCCGCCTGAGCATTCTCCCCGCTTCCAAGGGAGTGGAGTTCCAGACCAGTAAATTCGATATTCTCAGATATCCCTTGCCCAATCGCAGCGATCACGGCCTCAAGTGGCCCGTCTCCCATACTGGTATGTGACGATTCCTTACCGCTTTTCAAGTGACGAACGGTGACCGCTGCAATTCGACGCGGTGCGCTTCCGGCCAAGACCTGCACATCACCCAGATCGTAGACCTGTGCCTGCTGACCTGTGGTGCTGCTTACCATTCGCAGCAGTTGGTCATCACTGACGACCTTTTGACGATCTGCTGTTTCCTTAAAAGATTCATACAGCGTCTCCAGTTCTTGAGGGTCCAGAGTGATTCCGTATTTTGCAGCACGATCCTTTAATGCATGTCTTCCAGAATGCTTGCCCAGAATAATCATACTTCTTGGAATACCCAAGCGCTCAGGATCCATAATCTCATACGTACTGCGATCCTTCAGTAATCCATCCTGATGAATTCCGGATTCATGCTGAAAGGCGTTTCGGCCTACAACCGGTTTGTTATAAGCAATAGGAAAATGCATGGCTCCGCTAACCAACCGGGAGACGTCATATAACCTATCCAGAACAATTCCCGTCTCAGCACCAAGAACATCCCCGCGTGTCTCCAGCGCCATCACCAGTTCCTCTAAGGCACAGTTACCCGTACGTTCCCCGACACCATTGACGGTTACTTCAATTTGTGTCGCTCCACCCTCAATCGCAGCCAGACTATTCGCAACAGCAAGACCCAAATCGTTATGACAATGCGCACTATAGCTTACTCTTTCCCCACCTCGCGCACCCAGTCTTACCCTGCGAAACATCTCACCGTATTCTCCCGGCAATGCATAACCCACTGTATCCGGCAGATTAATGATAGTAGCCCCTTCTTCGATCACCGCTTCGACCATCTCAATCAAATCATCAATTCCGGTTCGTGCTGCATCCATAGCTGTAAATTCCACTACCTCAGAGAATTGGCGGGCATACGCGGTCATTTCTCTTGCAGCGGCTACAACCTCAGTTCTGCTCTTACGCAGCTGATGGCGTAGATGAATGTCGGAGGACGAGATAAACAAATGAATACGCCGACGTTCAGCATCGCGTGTAGCTCTCACAGCCGCATCAATATCCCCTTTAACCGCGCGGGCAAAACCGCAAATTTCCACATTCCGGATCTTACGAGAAATCGTCTCCACGGCTGCGAAATCACCGGGGCTCGATACCGGGAACCCGGGTTCCAACACATCAACACCCAGATCCGCCAGTTTAACGGCAAGCAGTATCTTTTGCTCGGGAGTAAGACTTGCACCTGGAGCCTGTTCACCATCACGCAATGTGGTATCAAAGATTTGGATACGTTTCTTTACCGGAATAATCATGGAAATTCCTCCTAAAGTTTTTTTATATGGTTCTGAAGGATACGTATTAAAAACGCAAAAACCCGCCATCTCTTATAAAAGAGACGACGGGTTTCCCCTCCGCGGTACCACTCTTTTTGACGCATAGGCAATCATCACCCAGCTGCGTCCAGCTCTACTTCACTAACCCCCGTACCGAAGTACCAGAATAAGCGAAGGTCCTGTAACGGAGACATCCGTAACAGCGTACTTAATCCTTCCGCTGTTCCGCTCCCGGGCGAGCTTCAAAAGCTGCGATGTCTGCGTCGCACCCTCCCGCAGCTCTCTGGTCATCGCGTTTCTTTTTACTACTCCCGTTCATAGCGTTATATATACACAAAAAAGCCTGCCATCTCATTCAAGAGACGACAGGCTGTTAACCATCGCGGTACCACTCTTGTTGATATCAAGTTTCTGCATTACTTATGCAGTCCAAGACACCCACTCTACCAGCCACGCAACTTTCAAGGAATCATTCATCCTCTCCACTCACATGACAACCCTCTTACGGAGGTGACCCGTAATCGTGTACTTGGATCCGTTACATGCGATCCTTATTCCACCATTCCACTCACGGACGAGTTCAGGTTCCCTTCGACTACGTCGCACCACCCCGCAGCTCTCTTATCCCGGATTGCCCTAATGCTTCCGATCATTGCGTTTGTCTTTTCTTTAATTGACAAGATTATACTCGGGTTCTGCAACAATAGTCAATAGGCTTAAACAGACCACTTCTCCAATGAAAAGCCGGGATCAGCCACCATATCCAGCGGAGTACCGCCGTCATGAGTCCATTTCACATAAGCCGCAGCACCTATCATTGCCGCATTATCCGTACAATATATCGGTGGGGGGATGATAAGCTCTATCCCCTCCAGCTTACAGCGAGCCATAAGCGCCGCGCGCAACCCCCCATTGGCAGCAACACCACCACACAGCAGAAGTTGTTTGGCACCAGTCGACCGTACAGCACGGATGGCCTTCTCTACAAGTACTTCAACAACCGATTCTTGAAAACCGCGGGCAATCGCAGCCACGTCAGGCGTCAGACCTTTCATCTTGCTCTGATTCACTACATTCAGGACAGCCGATTTCAGGCCGCTGAAGCTGAAGTCATAGGAATCCGGCTCCAGCCAGGCACGCGGCAGGGTGACTGCCTCAGATGCTTCTCGAGCCAGACGGTCCACATGTGGACCGCCCGGATAAGGAAAACCTAACGCCCGGGCAACCTTATCGTAGGCTTCACCCACAGCATCATCCCGGGTACGGCCGATTATACGGAACTTACCTTCCTGCTCCATATGAACCAGCTCGGTATGTCCACCGGACACAACCAGTGTCATACAGGGATATTTTAATTCTGCCACAAGCCGGTTAGCATAAATATGACCGGCTATATGGTGTGTACCGATTAGAGGTTTACCCCAAGCCAGCGCAAGACTCTTCGCGGCTACCACTCCTACAAGTAAAGCCCCTACTAAACCAGGACCTTGAGTTACAGCAATAGCGGCTAACTGGTGCGGCTGGATGCCGGCAGCAGCCATTGCCTCTTCTATGATCAGCGTAATAACCTCCACATGCTTACGGGAGGCTACCTCAGGCACAACTCCACCGAAGGCTCGGTGGGTTTCTATCTGGCTGGAAATGATATTGGACAGCACCTCACTGCCGTCCTTAACGACTGCGACGGCTGTCTCATCACAACTGGTCTCAATCGCCAATATATATACAGCTTGAGTAGCTCCCTTTTCCATATCCTTGTCAATCTCCATTCCTATTCCACGCTTCCTTCCCTAACCCTTTCTTCCTCGTAAGCCGGCAGATCGGCCCACATAATCAGTGCGTCCTCACGGTTATCGGAGTAATATCCCTTACGCGTGCCGGCGGACCGGAAGCCTTTTTTGCGATATAAATTCTGGGCGATCTGGTTCGATACCCTTACTTCCAGGGTTATAGATTTCATACCGAGGTATGAGGCCGTTTTCATTAGCTCATCCAGCAGCTCTTCTCCCCACTTCCGCCCCCGAAAAGCTTCAAGCACAGCAATGTTCGTGACATGCGCCTCATCCACAATAGCCCACAAACCTGCGTACCCAATAATTTGAGCTTGATGTTCCATAACCATATATTTAGCAAAATGATTATGCGTCAGTTCGTTCCGGAACGCTTCTTCGGTCCACGGCATTGTAAAAGCTTCCCGCTCGATAATCATAATATTGGGAATATCTTCTACCCTCATCAGCCGAAATACAAGCCGGTCACTTTGCTCCCTAACTGCATCCGCTTCCGTCATCTTTTATTTCGAGCCTCCTTGGGTGCTTTTACGCAGATTAGCTTCCGCTTCGGAAAGCTGTGTATAGTTAGGAATCAGGCTATGCATGTCATCACTCCCGTGAGAATGCTGTTCTTCACCCAGAAATCCCGTCCAGCGGCCTTCAAGCTCATAGGGCACCGCACAAGTGTCGGTTATTCCTCTAAGCGGTTCAAGTGATTCATCACTCGCATGCAGTGAGGTCTCCCCTACGAACCAAAGGCAGCGCGGCTTATTACCTTCGGCTTCAGCCTGCTGTAGAAGTTGTACTAATTGCTGAACCCAATCCTGCATTAAACGGATGGCATCGGGGGCAAGCCTCTCTGGGCTAACCGTTCCTTTAGAAGCAAATAAAGCCGTATAGGCTTGACCTCTGCGGGCATCCAGCAGGGGAATAATCCAATCCGGAGCGTGATGATCATCAACAGCATCCTCCGAACTCTTCATGAAGCCACCCCAAGCCAGCGCTTGGAGACTAGAGACGCCGACCACAGGAATATTCCAAGCCCAAGCCAATGTCTTCGCCGCACTAACAGCAATACGTGTGCCTGTATAAGAACCGGGTCCTACTCCAACGGAAATACCAGCGAGTGAACTCCCCTGTGTTCCCGAGGCCTGCAAAGCCTGTTCTATAATCGGCAGCAAATGAACAGAATGATTCCGCTCCCCGGAAGCATTAATCTCATGCACCACTCTATTGTTCTCCGTAACGGCTACACCAAGTGTTGCCGTGGAGGTATCCAACGCCAAAAACCGCTTACGCGGCTCCTTCTTTTCAATCGTCATCTTACTTAACCCCATTCTGGATCAGATTGCGGCAAACGGCCTCATAGGGCTCCCCGAATCCGGTCACCGTGATCACACGCTCTCCCAATCCAACCGTCTCTATATAGATGTGCAAGTGCCGCGGAGGCAATAACTCTGTAATGATACTGCTCCATTCTACCAGGCAAACCCCTTGTCCATAAAAATACTCATCCAGCCCAAGTTCATCTGCCTCCTGAATCGAAAGCCGATAAACATCCATATGGTAGAGCGGCAGGTTTCCTGAATACTCCTTAATAATTGTAAAAGTAGGACTGTTAACGATGCCCTGTACCCCCAAATGGCGGGCAAATCCTTGCGAAAATGCTGTTTTCCCTGCTCCCAAGTCTCCATCCAATCCAATGACAGTACCTGCCATAGAAGCAGCCGCAATGGCGCCTGCCAATCGCTCAGTATCCTCCAGACTGTAAGAACGGTAAGTGAAAACCGTCTCGGTTATATTGTCCACTCAACAACCACCTTTTTCTTATACCCTCCGAATTTCAATACCTTTTATTATATCGGATATGATTACTCTACCGCAACAATTGTCGGATGCTGATTCCTTATGTACTGTATACAAACAAAAAAACCCATGTGTGATATTCCCGCACAAGGGCTTTAAATGGAATTTATGTTACTTTATGAATTAGTGATCTTGTTCCTCTAGCCGTTCCACACCTACTGTGTGCGTATTGGTAGGTCGGGATCCGACCTGAACGGTAGCCATCTTATTCGTAACATCCACTTCCTCAATCCATACCGGTTCTCCGTCTAAATGAACGGCAATCATATCCTTGGATGCAAAAATATCCTGTGCGCGCTGAACATCCATTACCCTGTCCCCCTTCCATCGGTCGTTGAAGTCTATTCGTTCGCTTCCATCTCGGAGAGATCCCCTAAGGTCCCCTCCGGATCTAG harbors:
- a CDS encoding MogA/MoaB family molybdenum cofactor biosynthesis protein, which gives rise to MAWKTAILTASDKGARGEREDTSAQVIRELVEEELGGEIVEYRIVPDEQDEIIAALIELTDYFQADLVLTTGGTDLAIRDVTPEATRRVIEREVPGLSEAMRSTVMQKNRSVMLFRGICGIRGRTLIVNLPGTPKGVHENLAAIMDQLPEALLMVTGQFRQ
- a CDS encoding 2-isopropylmalate synthase — translated: MIIPVKKRIQIFDTTLRDGEQAPGASLTPEQKILLAVKLADLGVDVLEPGFPVSSPGDFAAVETISRKIRNVEICGFARAVKGDIDAAVRATRDAERRRIHLFISSSDIHLRHQLRKSRTEVVAAAREMTAYARQFSEVVEFTAMDAARTGIDDLIEMVEAVIEEGATIINLPDTVGYALPGEYGEMFRRVRLGARGGERVSYSAHCHNDLGLAVANSLAAIEGGATQIEVTVNGVGERTGNCALEELVMALETRGDVLGAETGIVLDRLYDVSRLVSGAMHFPIAYNKPVVGRNAFQHESGIHQDGLLKDRSTYEIMDPERLGIPRSMIILGKHSGRHALKDRAAKYGITLDPQELETLYESFKETADRQKVVSDDQLLRMVSSTTGQQAQVYDLGDVQVLAGSAPRRIAAVTVRHLKSGKESSHTSMGDGPLEAVIAAIGQGISENIEFTGLELHSLGSGENAQAEAAVMVEWEGMKFRGTATHQDIVMAAGIAYIAACNSALLSTLSD
- the tsaB gene encoding tRNA (adenosine(37)-N6)-threonylcarbamoyltransferase complex dimerization subunit type 1 TsaB; this translates as MTIEKKEPRKRFLALDTSTATLGVAVTENNRVVHEINASGERNHSVHLLPIIEQALQASGTQGSSLAGISVGVGPGSYTGTRIAVSAAKTLAWAWNIPVVGVSSLQALAWGGFMKSSEDAVDDHHAPDWIIPLLDARRGQAYTALFASKGTVSPERLAPDAIRLMQDWVQQLVQLLQQAEAEGNKPRCLWFVGETSLHASDESLEPLRGITDTCAVPYELEGRWTGFLGEEQHSHGSDDMHSLIPNYTQLSEAEANLRKSTQGGSK
- the tsaD gene encoding tRNA (adenosine(37)-N6)-threonylcarbamoyltransferase complex transferase subunit TsaD, which gives rise to MEIDKDMEKGATQAVYILAIETSCDETAVAVVKDGSEVLSNIISSQIETHRAFGGVVPEVASRKHVEVITLIIEEAMAAAGIQPHQLAAIAVTQGPGLVGALLVGVVAAKSLALAWGKPLIGTHHIAGHIYANRLVAELKYPCMTLVVSGGHTELVHMEQEGKFRIIGRTRDDAVGEAYDKVARALGFPYPGGPHVDRLAREASEAVTLPRAWLEPDSYDFSFSGLKSAVLNVVNQSKMKGLTPDVAAIARGFQESVVEVLVEKAIRAVRSTGAKQLLLCGGVAANGGLRAALMARCKLEGIELIIPPPIYCTDNAAMIGAAAYVKWTHDGGTPLDMVADPGFSLEKWSV
- the moaC gene encoding cyclic pyranopterin monophosphate synthase MoaC, whose amino-acid sequence is MKLTHFNEQGRARMVDVSDKEITIRTASAVSQVKMSPETFKAIKEGSIGKGDVLAVAQVAGIMAAKKTADWIPMCHPLPLTGIDIRFSDNNKDELYIEATVKTTGKTGVEMEALTAVSACALTVYDMCKALQKDMIIGPTMLVSKSGGKNGDYEREEG
- a CDS encoding 5-formyltetrahydrofolate cyclo-ligase, producing MSGHDVILAEEKQELRRQKAVARDRLSPDQREYFSSLVCGHAWKFLQMNHAASLMTYVAFRSELDTRPMIGKAWEEQWEVYLPRVLPGSGTMAVHRVHSWNEMAPGAYGIPEPIVPEETDSTLHSLPSIVFVPGLAFDKRGGRLGYGRGYYDRLRATWESVILDAEKPPIWIGLAYGMQLVEKVPMDIHDAFMDFLITEDGILDCREEN
- the rimI gene encoding ribosomal protein S18-alanine N-acetyltransferase yields the protein MTEADAVREQSDRLVFRLMRVEDIPNIMIIEREAFTMPWTEEAFRNELTHNHFAKYMVMEHQAQIIGYAGLWAIVDEAHVTNIAVLEAFRGRKWGEELLDELMKTASYLGMKSITLEVRVSNQIAQNLYRKKGFRSAGTRKGYYSDNREDALIMWADLPAYEEERVREGSVE
- the tsaE gene encoding tRNA (adenosine(37)-N6)-threonylcarbamoyltransferase complex ATPase subunit type 1 TsaE, coding for MDNITETVFTYRSYSLEDTERLAGAIAAASMAGTVIGLDGDLGAGKTAFSQGFARHLGVQGIVNSPTFTIIKEYSGNLPLYHMDVYRLSIQEADELGLDEYFYGQGVCLVEWSSIITELLPPRHLHIYIETVGLGERVITVTGFGEPYEAVCRNLIQNGVK
- a CDS encoding ABC-F family ATP-binding cassette domain-containing protein, which codes for MLLQATGITKSYGITSILDGISLQVNEKERVGLVGVNGAGKSTFLQILAGEMSYDGGQIHKSKETTIGYLAQNSGLQSERSIQEEMLAVFAPLIEAEGELRRLEQQIADPRLAEDPKRYEELLEKYAQRSDWFKDHGGYEMNTRIRSILHGMGFGDFAPDTPISTLSGGQKTRLALARILLQAPDLLLLDEPTNHLDIATLTWLEDYLRGYAGGILVVSHDRYFLDRLVTTIVEIERHQSQRYTGNYSRYMELKAAEYEIRLKQYDKQQDEISRMEDFVQRNIVRASTTKRAQSRRKALEKMDRLDKPMGDLKKANFSFEPDFMSGKEVLQVRDAAVAFVEGEPLFTGASFELRRGETAALIGPNGIGKSTLLQCLIGSREPSAGIVNWGAKVKIGYYDQEQTRLNPRNTVLEELWSEYPMLEEARIRTILGNFLFSGEDVLKRIAALSGGEKARVALSKLMLRGANMLILDEPTNHLDLVSREVLEAALMDFEGTLLFISHDRYFLNKMAERVLELHPSGIDPYLGNYDDYVDKKRELEEIAKEAAEQASAGASKNIGKDSAVVVEKGTSTSFEADKQAKREERNRQRRIAELEENISSLEEEIAGIENEMTKPEVYQDYMALQEHEQDLKTKKERLAGYFSEWEILADE
- a CDS encoding H-type small acid-soluble spore protein, with product MDVQRAQDIFASKDMIAVHLDGEPVWIEEVDVTNKMATVQVGSRPTNTHTVGVERLEEQDH